The Ascochyta rabiei chromosome 10, complete sequence genome has a window encoding:
- a CDS encoding Ribonuclease P: MADASKKRKQNSDSAPHAKRARFPQKPQHNIPTIPTRNAYPNGEVNVKNFLKSHENEIKSLEGAMKAAKKGLMRRAFQDVPRDLRRRTASHNPNRVPKRLRRQARQEAKEDNTPITRGTSGSGIGKGKKKHLRKEGIEKSKKARAQRERKKGSEPVGTKPGAEKVQPLSKTPKAKPRFPSLATPATPPSRFRRRQRDKTWLPTHIWHTKRARMTEPKDPLWRFAIPLAPVVKAYRLTHRAAVQRGAVAWDMSYMSTIGLEGVEDSIVGLLKGLHFGAEDAEDPWQGRGKAKKWRQGTRICEGWLHERDAKPLKRIAHVTVVWCAPDAVGKKRKIFIRVHPSAFLQIWNEVIRISKVQRPAVAVEDLRFEVGSIEIMGPAAAETLCSILHPAASDAAPDAPQSLWSTLASVTDPGTLPAGALLAFDVSDPRLRDPPTPSTTPPNLSALIETLAAWPIDNTLTSPSIFSRAARLEGQRTLPSQKSINRRQSANTLGGYPEPRPTDPRIPMLTYVSRESNSWTILLPWKCVMPVWRGIMRYPVSTGGNNRFGGLKEKRQVTFERSVPSFPYDCPGTAAGWAWELKQRDVRKHDWTKRPKGKRIEWSTIDLGNGRKGEIGDPWACEWARLLPDGPAEPTTVQDGIEKLVSPFRQLSSAQATKGAGDPSTGLKLPYLLTVKITVMGRGYPVDCSRVYRLPSNNSELRSRWLSLMPGPKTNTNGVPRRQQTRSGDDVPEHLRRRQLAGNLLEPPATKKNVPTAADNDYPLVPDETDLIGFVTTGNYNLAEGMPTAVANLALHKITLGTREAGQKEDHICIVREPGRTIGRLARWEVV, from the coding sequence ATGGCCGACGCTtcaaagaagaggaagcagaACTCAGACAGTGCGCCGCATGCAAAACGCGCTCGCTTTCCCCAGAAGCCACAGCACAACATCCCCACGATACCGACGAGGAACGCGTACCCCAATGGCGAAGTCAATGTCAAGAACTTCCTCAAGTCACACGAAAATGAGATCAAGTCGCTGGAGGGGGCGATGAAGGCGGCGAAGAAGGGGCTGATGAGAAGAGCTTTCCAAGATGTGCCTAGAGACCTGCGCAGAAGGACTGCAAGCCACAACCCGAATCGCGTACCAAAGCGGCTGAGGAGACAAGCACGTCAGGAAGCCAAGGAGGACAACACGCCGATAACACGGGGCACAAGTGGCAGTGGAATTGGAaagggcaagaagaagcACCTCAGGAAGGAGGGCATCGAAAAGAGCAAGAAGGCGCGGgcgcagagagagagaaagaaagGCAGTGAGCCGGTGGGGACTAAACCAGGAGCAGAGAAAGTTCAACCCCTCTCAAAAACACCAAAAGCCAAGCCCAGGTTCCCGTCGCTCGCCACGCCCGCCACGCCTCCTTCACGATTTCGCAGACGCCAGCGAGACAAGACATGGCTACCAACACACATATGGCACACCAAACGCGCACGTATGACCGAACCGAAGGACCCGCTCTGGCGGTTCGCGATCCCACTTGCGCCAGTCGTAAAGGCATACCGCCTCACCCATCGGGCTGCAGTCCAGCGCGGAGCCGTTGCCTGGGACATGAGCTACATGTCGACGATTGGGCTCGAGGGCGTGGAAGACAGCATCGTTGGGCTGCTGAAAGGGCTTCACTTTGGCGCTGAAGATGCTGAAGATCCATGGCAAGGGCGCGGCAAGGCGAAAAAGTGGAGGCAGGGCACGAGAATCTGCGAAGGCTGGTTACACGAGAGAGATGCGAAGCCTCTGAAGCGGATCGCCCACGTGACGGTCGTTTGGTGCGCGCCTGATGCAGTTGGCAAAAAAAGGAAAATATTCATTCGGGTACACCCAAGTGCGTTTCTGCAGATTTGGAACGAAGTCATCCGCATCTCAAAGGTTCAAAGGCCGGCAGTTGCTGTCGAAGACCTCCGATTCGAGGTTGGGTCTATTGAGATCATGGGCCCTGCAGCGGCAGAGACGCTGTGCTCCATATTGCATCCAGCTGCCTCTGACGCTGCGCCTGACGCGCCTCAGTCACTATGGTCTACGCTTGCTTCAGTCACAGATCCTGGCACTCTGCCAGCGGGCGCATTGCTTGCGTTCGACGTCTCAGATCCTCGCCTTCGAGACCCCCCTACACCATCTACGACACCCCCAAATCTGTCGGCCCTGATTGAGACACTCGCTGCCTGGCCCATTGACAACACTTTGACCTCGCCCTCCATCTTCAGCCGCGCTGCTCGACTAGAAGGGCAGAGGACACTGCCGTCGCAGAAGTCCATCAACCGAAGACAGAGTGCGAATACGCTTGGTGGATATCCAGAGCCGAGACCAACCGATCCACGGATCCCTATGCTCACCTACGTCTCGAGAGAGAGTAATTCTTGGACCATCTTGCTTCCTTGGAAATGCGTCATGCCCGTATGGCGAGGCATCATGCGCTACCCCGTATCCACTGGAGGTAATAATCGCTTTGGTGGACTGAAGGAGAAGCGACAGGTTACGTTCGAACGCTCGGTGCCGAGCTTCCCGTACGATTGTCCCGGTACCGCTGCTGGCTGGGCATGGGAGCTGAAGCAACGAGACGTAAGGAAGCACGACTGGACAAAGCGGCCGAAGGGCAAGAGAATTGAATGGTCTACCATTGATCTTGGTAACGGGAGGAAAGGTGAGATTGGCGACCCTTGGGCCTGCGAGTGGGCACGGTTACTGCCAGATGGGCCTGCAGAACCGACAACAGTGCAGGACGGGATTGAGAAGTTGGTCTCGCCATTCCGTCAGCTCTCTTCAGCTCAGGCGACCAAAGGTGCAGGGGATCCTTCTACTGGCCTTAAGCTACCTTATCTTCTTACTGTCAAGATCACAGTAATGGGGCGCGGGTACCCTGTCGATTGTTCTCGAGTCTATCGCTTGCCCTCGAACAACTCAGAGCTTCGAAGCAGATGGCTATCGCTAATGCCAGGTCCGAAGACCAATACAAATGGCGTGCCAAGGAGGCAGCAAACTCGCAGCGGCGATGACGTCCCTGAGCATCTGCGACGAAGACAGCTTGCTGGTAATCTACTCGAGCCACCAGCGACAAAGAAGAACGTCCCGACGGCAGCAGACAACGACTATCCTCTAGTTCCTGACGAAACAGATCTTATTGGGTTTGTCACGACGGGCAACTACAATTTGGCTGAGGGCATGCCGACTGCTGTTGCCAATCTCGCTCTCCACAAAATTACTCTTGGTACTAGAGAAGCCGGACAGAAGGAGGATCACATCTGCATTGTCAGGGAGCCTGGGCGCACTATAGGTAGGCTTGCGAGGTGGGAAGTCGTGTAG